The Fibrobacter sp. UWB5 genome segment CAATGCGGCGGTAATATGTCGGTACTTGAATCGTGCGGCGGCTATCGGCTGGGATTTTCACTGGCATTGCTGCTACATCAGAAAGTTCAAGTTGCCTATTGATCCATATATCTACTTGCCGTAAAGGGGCCTTTGGTACAGTGCTAAATGGTGGCATCCAGTGAGTCTATTCGCTGGATGCCACTTTTATATCTATATTGACTGATATGCCTATTACCGCCCAAGATGTCTATCCCTTGCTTGGTGAATTACTCCATGCGTGTCAGCGCATCGAATGGACCATGAAGTATCTGGTTGAGCAAGCGTATCGCAAGGTGGAGTTTAAGACGGTCGATGAACTGCAAAAGCCGCCCAAGATTGAAGATAAGTGGATGTCGAATCCAGATACGCTCGGAATGGTCGTCAGGGACTTTCTGCAAGACTTCTATGGCGAACCAGCCGATGACTGTGCCGATGTCGACTGCGTCAAGTTCGAACTTCGCTATAGCTTTAATGCCGACGTCGATGCGGATGTCCGCGAGGAAAACCGCCGTCGACGTGCCGCTGAGCTGGCAGACCTTGTGGCGATTCGCAACTTTCTGGCCCACCAATTCGGTCTACGTTATCCTCTGCACGATGAAGAGAGCTGTACGGCTGCGATGGCGTATCTGGAAGATGCCAAGGCGAAGCTGAAAAAGCACGATGAACAGTTGAAGTTCGAGGTCAACATGTTCCAGGCAATTCGTCAGGACATGTGTTCTATGGCTCCGAATATGCCTATGATTATGGAACGGGTGCGTCGTGCTGATGAGCTAAAGGGCAAGATTGGCAAGCTAAAAACCTATAACTTTTCGAATATGGCAGAACGTACCATATTCGACTTTACCGACCGCCAAGACGTGATAGAGGCGATTCTGTACGGCGAGCAAGATATCACGCTGGATGCGTATATGTCGAAGCCTATCGAGGTGCGGCTGGCCAACCTTCAATGGCTGGCAGAGCTATCAGAGAACCCCAACTTCATTGAGGCCGTGCGCAAGCAACAGCAGAAGCGTGGCGTCATTTAATAGTTTCAGTGGGTTGTTACACATACTGTAAACTCCGTTGACCGCTGTAAACGGAACTGTTGCTTGGTTGTGGTTATTCTGCTTGTAATAGGATATTTTACTGGCCAGGGCAGTGTATCCGCACTTAGCTATGGAAGTTGCAATATGGCTATAAACCATTCTGATCGCTGCTGGTGGAGAACCTTTTGTGATGATGTTCGGCGAGCGTTTCGGCGAAACGACCTTGAAATGAAGGCGTACTTGTATGAGGCTTACGAACGTTACATGCACAAACGGCTGATGCGTGAATATCAGTATTACAAGTAAATCGAGAACAATGAGTTAAAGGCTAAGGGACTGATTGGTAAACGGCTTTGAGCAATCCACACATTGATTTCCTCCAGTAACTATATCTTTCCTATAAGTTCTGGAGCAAATCGTAGTTGTTACAACTGACTTTCTATAAATTCCTTGACTGCAGGATTTGATGTTATTGCAAATTGAAAGCGAATCCCACAAAAATGTTAAGGCGTTACCGAATAAAGTCGTCTTTACAGTCTATTGATGATTTAGAAGAGCGCTAAACGAGCCTTCATGGCCTCCGCATTCATGGAAGCCGAGAAATAAATTCACAAAATGGTTTGTCTGACAGCAGTCTTATTATTTGGGGTAAAATTTGCGAATCAGTTCTTTACGCAACGGACAGGATGTCCTCTTCCCTTATTGAGAGTCCCATAAGAGGCTGCTCCATTTGAATTCGAAATGTAAAAGTAATATCCTGATGTATATCCATCCCCTCCCTGGGTTGCAGTCCAAAAAGTAGCATAATATCCATCGCCATAAAAAGATCCTCCTTGATTGTATCCAACGGGAAAAGCAGAAAATCCTATAGCGTCAGTTCCATTGTTTGACCTATCCCATCCTGTTTTGGATCTCAAAATTTTTTGCCTATTGCCAAGTTCTTCAATTGTTGATAATAGATTTTTCCATTCTTCTAGGCGAGGGATGTGCCATCCTTCTGGACATATACCTTTTCGATTGACATCGCTTATAGAACAACGAAGTCCTTCGCCACAATCGTATGCGGCAGTATCCATTGCTGCAGACCATGTGTAGTATCGGCCCGCTATTTCCCCGTCAGGATCATTTTTATTTGCCCACATATTTCCTTCTAAATTATGAGAAATATTCTTGTCCGCAAAATTCAAGTTTTCTGCCATCCAGGTAACACCATCTATAACCGTGGTCCTATAAACCTTTCCATCTCTTTCATCAGTCATAGTTCCGTATTCAAAATCAGGATTAAAGCGATATTCCTTGGGGACAAGCCAATTCCAATCGTTAGTCATGTCAACCCAATTACCGTTTGACGCACAATAGTAACTAATGGTATCAACGACTGCACCCTTGATGATTTTTCCGATTTCATCACAAGTCGTTTCATTATTTAGGTCTTTCTCGTATGAAGTCGCAAACCGCCAAAATACAGAGTTAGAGGAATCGCGGCAAATAAAGCGACTGTAAGTATTTTTGTAGTAAAGTTTGCTGTACTGATTGGTGACTGCGGCAATTTCACCAGCACGTTCCTTAGTGCAAGTTCCTATTCCATATTCTCGCCTCCAGAAATTACCCAGGAAAGCAGACTTATAGGGGGCTGCATAAGATGAGGAAGTTACAGATGTTTTAAACGTCGTCTGGGAAAGTATTGACCCCGCCCTTGCAAAATCTGCCATTTTGGCTTTTATACTATCGCTCCACTCTCCATCTTTTTCAAAATCGTCTGCGACTTCATCAATTAGTTTTTGCAAAGCAGAGGCACTATTGGTCAGTCCATTGAACAAAAGCGTTACATTGTATAAAACCGTGTCGGCTGCCGTTTTGGGAACGATATCCTGTGGTTCTGTAAAGGTTCCTTCTAAGCCTAAAGACTTAATCCATTCATTATTCGCCTGTTCTCTTGCCGACGGAAAATCAAGACCGTTCTTTACCAAATAGGCGATTCGCTTTGATTGGATATGTGTAAACAAGTTGACCCTAGCAATGTACTCTACCCTTTTGTTTATTGTTTTTCGGTCCAAATATGTCGCATCGACTATGGCGTTAAGTGTCAAGGAATCAGTCGTCGTCTTTTGGGAATCCAGTTCAAAAAATTTTCCTTGGCATTCAATCAGCATATAAATTGACTGTTGTCCGATTGTGTCTGACTCCGAATAATACTTGTTGCCAAAGACTCCTATATAACTGGTACTATTGACATTTGTCGATTGATGCTGGACTCCCGTTTTATTAAGAGACGCATTCAGTTCATGAACAACAACCTTCGGGGCGATAAGATACTGCGTACCCGTGGCAAGCACAGCATCTCTAATAGAGAATGTACTTGAGTCCACTTCGGCAGATGACATTGTTTCACTAGAAGATTCAGGGGCAAACGAAGAACTAGACACCGTTGCAGAACTCTGCACTTGACTAGATGAAGACAAACTAGATGAACTTGGACTAGTATTCGAAGATGAACTAGACTTGGCTTTTTCGCAGTTATCCAGATTCAACACATAAGTAACACCATCATCACACAGGTACATTTTTTCGCTGCTGCTTGAATTTTCTGTTTCATTGTCAGAACTGGATGAAGCTGGAACATCGCTAGAACTGGAGGCAACTTGAACCTCGCTTGAACTTGAATTCGTCACACGGCTGGAACTTGATGCGACCGACTTTTCACTAGAACTGGATGAAATCGGCGCGTCGCTAGAACTGGAGGCAACTTGGACCTCGCTTGAACTTGAATTCGTCACACGGCTGGAACTTGATGCGACCGACTTCTCACTAGAACTGGATTCAACAGATTTTTCGCTAGAACTAGAGAGTACCTGAACTTCGCTTGAGGAACTGGACGAAACTATTTCAACCCATTTACCATCGGAACATTCTCTGAAGTTTTCGCTGTCCGCCGGCTTGATAACGAGACCTTCGTTAGATGAATCGCAAGGAATTTCGGTCCCCTTGGAATCATTTGCGTTATCGTTCGCATTACTCGCAGAATCATCGCCGCAAGCGAAAAAGCAAAGAGCCGAAATAACGGATACGCTTGACACAACATAGCGCAGGCTGTTTTTCATGGGGCACCCCTGGTTAAGTCTTTTTACAGGATAGAACTGTTTTCCTCTAATATAAATTATTTTAGCTGTTTTGTAAAAAAAACTATACATCTTATCATTTTTTCAGTCGGCTCTGTTAGGCCAGACCGTATAGCTGCGAACATGCTGCGGCGAGCCTGGTCACGATTTCAGCGAAAATTCTGCAATTCCGTAGTGAAAAAAAAAGCCTTGGATGGGCTTACGAAACCGACTTTTTTGGCTAAGACCGCCCGATTGTACAAAATGACCTGACAGAGCCCTAAAATCTTGCAAAAAGTGATATTTTCCAACCCGAAATATACTCCTTTTGCCCCCCAAAAAAATTTGCTTTAGCTCACACTCAGTATATTAATGTTTTTTTTTCTTTACTTTAGGCTCGTTTGAAGCTATATTTACTCCTATAGCACAACGAGGACTCTATGCTCAAAAAACTGATTGCAGCCATTTTGTTCGTATGCCCCCTGGCTTTTGCCGATTGGACCGGTGGCGTAAAAAAGCCTTCGACCATCGAAAAAGAGGGTAAGACATTCTATGAAATTGAGTCAGCAGAAAATTTGGCGTGGCTCGCGACCCAAGTTAACAAGGGAAATCCTAACTATAATGCAATTCTGAAAAATGATGTTGCGATTACTTCTAGTAAGGTTTCTTCAGAAACAATCAAATGGATTTCAATTGGAACGGACTCAACGACATTTAATGGTGTTTTCGATGGCGCAGGTTACAAAGTGTCGGGATTCTATAGTCAAGGTAAATACGCCGGTCTTTTTGGTTTTATTGGAGAAGGGGCTGTTGTCAAGAATTTAAAACTGGACAATGCTTTGGCTCAAGGTGATAATGGAATTGCTGGTATTTTGGCAGCTTCTTTTGGCGGAGATTCTATTATAGATGTTCAGGTTTCAGGGACTGTTCTTGCCGATAGTTTAGCAGGAGGCCTTGCGGGACAGTTGACGGGACGCAACTTTATTGTTCATTCTCGTTCGAATGCCAAGATTGGTTCCAAATACTATGCTGGTGGCTTTGTGGGTAGCGTAAAAGGCTCTGTTCATTTTTACAGAACTGTAGGTGATTGCGCTTTAGACAGTGCTACAAATACGGGGGCCGTAGGTGGATTTGTGGGGTATGTTGAAAACAAGGCGTTCTTTTTTAATGATACGAATGTAGCAAACATTATTTGGGGCGCGAAACAATCCTCGTCTGCCATAGGCGGCTTTGTTGGCAATTCAAAATCGATATCGACGACCCAGTTTGAGGAATGTGTCAATAAGGGAAATCTCTATGGTTCCAAGAAAAATAATATGGGTGGCTTTATAGGCAACAGCAATGGCCATGTGAATATTTTTACTGCGGTTAATGAGGGTAAAATAGAAAACGGAAATACTTGTGGAGGCTTTATTGGGAACTTTAATGCATCTCATGCTATCATTAGGGATGTTGTCAACAGGGGGTATATGGATAATACGGCATCGGGTGGAATTATTGGAACTTCAGGTAATAAGGGGTCTTTTATAGACATTAGTAATGCAAGGAACAATGCTGTTTTGCATGGATATAGTGTCGCAGGGATTGTTTATTCCTTTGAGGGGGATACTCTACTAATCTCAAAATGTGTGAATACTGATTCGCTTTATGCAACTTCGTATAAAGGCACGTCTGGTGGAATTTTAGGTTTTGGTCGTGGATCCTCTAATAACGGTAAAATTGGATATGATGCTTATATCGTGATAGAAAATTGTACGAACGAGGGCTCCATTTCTGGGAGAGGTGCTATGGGTGGAATTGTCGGTAGCATTGATGATGATAAAATAATTCCGAATACCTATGTGAAAAAATCAAAAAATTTCGGAAATATATCAAGTGATTATACTTACATTTTTAATGGTGTTGGCGGTATTGCTGGATATGCGGAAAGAGCATATATACAGGATTGTATAAATTACGGAAAGGTAAGTGCTGACTTAAAGGGAATGACTGAAGAAATGTACTTTGTTGGCGGAGTTGCTGGCTATGCAGGAAATGTATTTCATTCAATAAATGAAGGGGGGGTATCGGTTCATTCTGATAGCTCGAAATATAGTTTCAAAGCCGAGGTTATTGTCGCTGGAATTGCAGGAAATGCTGATTCCATAGAATATTGTAAAAATAAAGCTGATGTGAGTTTCGTTGGACAAACGCAAGGAGAAGAGTTCGTTCGTGCCTATGCGGCTGGCGTTGTGGGTTTTGCTGAAAGTTTGGTTCGCCTTTGCGAAAACGAAGGACGAGTTTATTTGGATATGGGTGAGAAAGCATCTGCTGCCAATGCTGCGGGTGTTTATGTGGGACGCTCAAGCTCTTACCCGAGGTTAGGAGCGAACATAAACAAGGGTCGAGTTTTATTGAAATCAAATAGCATACAAGTTGTTGATGACCACTGGAATTCTGGAGCGTGGTCGGCTTATTCCTATGTTGCTAATGCTGCTATTGAGTCGGGTACCCTTTCTATAACAGATTCTGTTGCCATTAATGGAACTTTGGTCCCAGGAAATGGAATGCGCTTAAATCAAAGAAATTGTGTCTATTACGACAAGATGTTGAGGCCTGCAGAAAATGATACGTTGCCTGAGTTTGCAATGACTACAGCAGAAATGCAGACCGAAAAATTTGCATGGATGTTGAATACATGCAATGGAAAACTGCCTAATTTAGGCTTGTGGAGTCAGAGCGGCAAGAATTATCCAGTCTTTGCAGATGAAAGCAATCATGCGATTTATAAGGTGACCTTCCTGGATTCTTCAAAGGTGTTGAGCGTTTATACTTATAAAATAGATTCCAGCTTTACAAATTATAAGGGCAACATCATTACCATGGCCGAAGAGCCTGACCCGACTGACGGTGATGAAGACTTGCAATTCGGTTTTTGGGCCTACGGAGATTCCGCTATTTCTGCCAAGACGATTATCAATGGCGACTATGAACTTTATGCGACATATGTACCGAAGGGATCTGTGCTTCAAACCGTTGTTTTCAAGACCGAAGATGGCGACATCGTTGCTGAATTTGTTCTGGCAGAGGGTGTCTCTGAAGTCACCTTACCCAATGCGCCTGCTAAAGTGGGGTACAGGTTTATCGGCTGGTATAATGGAACCCAAAAGCTGGGCTTGACTGGAGATAAGGTTTCTGTTGGGTCGGCAAAGACCTTGGTGGCAAAGTATGAGGCGCTCTTGTATAGGATTGCCTTTATAACGGGTATGGATACGTTGCAGGTGGATTCTGTTGCTTATGGAAAAACTCCTGAATATAGGGGCAAAACCCCGATGGGTCAGTTGGAAGGGTTTGAGTTTAGTGGCTGGGTTCCGGCTATTGCGCCGGTTTCTGGTGATGCGGAATATTGGGCGGCGTTCTCGCCGATAAGTTCTTCTAGCGCTGCATCCAGTTCTTCTGTGGCTTCGTCCAGTAGCATTTCGAGTAGCTCTGTAGCCTCAAGTAGTTCGGTAGTTGCGTCGTCTTCGAGTGCTGCAGAAAGCAGTTCCTCCGAGGAGCATACGATCGTTGTTTTGAACGCTGTTAAGCCCGCGTTCAACCTTGCGGTAGACGGCATGACGCTTATGCTAACGAATGTGCAGGGCGGAGTTGTCCGCATCTTCGATAGCCTGGGTCACCTAGTTACGGCTAAGTCGCTAGCCGATGCAACGACAAGCATTACCTTACAGACCCCTGGTAGCTACATTGTCCGCATGAATGGCATGAGCAAGATCGTATCGCTTAAGTAGGCTCTGTCAGGCTAATTCGTACTTTTTTACAAAGACTGCCAAAACGCTGCGAAAATGACCGTTCGGCTCTGTTAGGTCAAACTGTATAGCTACAGAAACGCTGCGGCGGTCAGATTGCCTTTTTCAGCGAAAATTCTGCAATTCCGTAGTCAATTTGCAGTTTCCAAGGGGCTGACGGATTGGGAAAGTTTTGCTAAGACCGCCCGATTGTACAAAATGGCCTGACAGAGCCAACAGCTTTTCGCACACGATGCAAAATAACCTAAAGTCCCGCCTTTTTTAGCTTGTAGGCGGGGAGGAGTGAAAGATGAAGAAACGCAAGTCCTTCAAGGACTGTATCGTAAAGCCGGGCGAAAAGAGCCCCTACGCAAACCAGCTTGTCGATTTGGCCTTATGACATCACCACAGCCCACGGCTCCAGAGGTAAGCTCTTCTCGCTCACATGGCCGTTCCGGAATGTTCGCTCGAAGACTTACCTTCTTCCGCCTTAGGGCTGCATTCTAGCCGCCGAAATGTCTTCCCGGCCCCCGAGCCGGGATCTCCTCTGGCCGCTTGCAAAAGAAAGCCCCGTTTTCCTATGCAAACTGCGCTCCGGCTCTGCCTGCTCCGCACGCCATTAAGACCGTTCGCCTTACGTCTTACTCTCACCACAGCCCCAGCTTAACGCATGGGGCTTTACGGCACACAGAAATTACGGCCTTCGGCCGACATCGTTTTGCGGTCAGGCACTCGCCTCCGCTTTAGCCTTGTCAAAATGTCTGTCTTTTTTATTGACACTAATGTAAAAAAAACGTATACTTAGATGAGGTGTGGCAATATTTTGATGGAGTTCTTCATTATGCAAAAGAAAACCCTTATAACTGTATATTTATTTGCTTTCCTTTGCATAGCGGACGCCTTTGCACAGGATAAAGACATCTTGATTGCACAGGGTGTCTTTAACAACTGTCAGTCATTGTACTTATGCGAATGGAATTCGTATGTCGAACCCGTATGGGATGAAAAACTGCAAAGCTATAAAGATTACCTTGCCGGTAGTGTTTATTTAGGAACAGATTTGGAAGACGAAACAAGGTATCTTATCTTTAAAACCAACGGAATGGATATTAAACCCTACGGCATTCAGGCAACCCACGGGCTTATATTGCAGCAAGGACACTCATATCAAATTGTAGGAACAGGGCGTGTAGAAGAAAGCGCCACGGGAGCGGTTTCTATCGGCGTTATGAACAGTCTAGACATGACTGTATTTGAAATTGAACAGAGCTTCAATGGGGAATTTAAGTCCAGTGTTTATAACCACTGTTCCAAGAGTGAAGGCGGAAACCTTTACATAAATGCAGGAAAATTGAAGCCAAGCGAAGGGGAATCCGCAGGTTATTTCATATTACAAGAAATCAAAATCATTGAAAATGAAATTTCCTGCAACGACGTGAATCACAAGGATTCCATTAAGATAGATGACCTAGAAGATGGGGACGACGTCACTCTTACGGGCGGAACGTGGTTCGCCTATGATGACAACAACACAAGAGATCGTCAAGGAAACTACTCTCAGTCCTCCTTTACCAACATAGACAGCCTAGTTTTACCCGCAACAAACGGCTCCGAATATATGGCAGGGCTAGAAGGAATTGCTCTTGATGCTGGTTATTACAATGGTGCGCCCTTTGTTGTGCTGGGCTTAAAAATGAACAAGGATTCCTCGGGCTATGATTTTAGCTCCTGCGATGTGATTGCTTACGATTACATCGGAGCTCAACATCAATTTAAAGTCGTCATGGAAGGTGATTACAATGGTGAATTAACGGAAGATAATAATCACTACGTTATGGCAAGTAAATCCGTTTCATGGAAGACTGTTTCATTTAGTTTGGGGGCACTTGCACAAGAACCGAATTGGGGGTATACATATCGGCTGGATATGACCAAAATCGGAAAGTTGCTGTGGGATGTCCGTGGTCGTATTCCCGATTACCTTTATGTCGACAATGTTCGTTGCCTAAAACGCAGTGTTGTTCCAGTTGATTCGAATGATGTCAAATCCAGTTCTAGCGAAGTTGAGTCCAGTTCTAACGAACATACAACTTTCATTGGGGCATCTAATGGCCGTTTGCAGATTAGTGCAAATTATGGAACCGATGTAAGGGTGAATGTGTTCGACATGTTGGGCAACAAAGTCAAGAGCCTACGTTTGACACTCGCGAAGGATGACAATACAATTGTACTGACAGACCTTGCCCGTGGAAAATATATCGCAAAAATTTCTGGAAAAAACGCTAGTGGCGTCGTGCGCATAAATATTCGCTAGTATAGGGAACAACAAGACAAGCGACTACAAAACGCCTTAATTTCATAACGCAAATATCTTTTTACATCAAAATCAGTCCATAAACGCCCGAAAAAAGCGTGTATATATATGAATAGGGACAGTCCCTATTCGCCCGACGGAGGTTCATCCGTTAAAAGCGATATGTACATGCGGAAGAATCGTAAAATTAAAAGATATGCCCATAAACAATCCAATATTGTTAAAAAGGAAATATCTTCTATTGACGATGAATCTTCTTGTATATATATTATATATACCACATATATGATTTTCGAATGGGATGAAAACAAGGCCGAAACAAATTTTATCAAACACAAGGTGACTTTTGAAGAGGCTCAAACAGTTTTCTATGATGAAAATGCTCTTTTGCTTGCGGATGAAAAACATTCAGATGAAGAAGATCGTTTTATTCTAATGGGAATGTCGTCAATGATGAATACGCTCTTGGTGTGTTTTTGCGAACGAGGTTCAGAAGAAAACGAAATTATCCGAATTATTTCATCTCGAAAAGCGAATAAAAAAGAAACAGAACAATACTGGAAAAGGAGGTTGCCATGAAGAAAAACTACGATTTCAGCAATGCAGTCAAAAACCCGTATGCCAAAAAGTTAAAGAAGACGATTTGTATAAACATCAGCGAATCGGTTCTCGCTTATTTCAAGGATCTGGCGGAAAAGACAAATATTCCGTACCAGACATTAATCAACATGTTCCTTGAGCAAGCCAAGGCTGATAAAATGGAGCCTAAATTCGTTTCGAAACCAAATCGCAAAAAACAAGTGGCATAATTCATATCATAAATGTCAAGGATTGCCCTAGGCTTAATGGAACTGATGGAACGGTGACCAAGATTGATTATTTAGGCCAGTTGCACGGAACGTGGGCGTCAACAGTCGCTATCATACCATCCGAAGATGAGTACGAAATTATTCTTCCCGCCGAAATAGCAACACCAATGTCGGATATAATGAAAAAATAAAGCATCCGTCAGCCAAGGGTGATGTCCATTAACCCAAGGCGAACGGATGATGCTTTTAGGCCGCATTCTGGCGGTCTTGCCGTAGTAATTTGTAGTAGGTTGTTCGTTTAAGCCCCAACTGACGCATTGCCGCCGTCGCCGTCAGCGTACCAGATTTGACTTGAGTGATTGCGTCATCCCAGCCTTCAGGCTTCGGAATCGCCTTTTTACCGAAATGAACTCCGCGCTCCAACGCGAGCTTTATACCTTGTTTTTGCCTAGATTTTATGTTAAGTCTCTCACGCTCACTAACATAACTAAGAATTTGTAATACAAGGTCAGCGACAAAGCGCTTATCAAGATTACCGTTGTTATTGGTCGTATCAAGTAGGGGCATGTTGATGACTTTTATGTCGCAGCCCAATGTTTGGGTTATATGCTTCCACGCTTGCTGTATTAGGTTGTACGACCTCGAGATTCTATCCAAATCAACCACCACAACGCAATCTCCGGGACGCATGGCGGCAAGAGTTGTTTCGGTGCCAACTAATGCGCCCCAAGCTTTTCGATTAAAATCTTTTCCTGAGGCCTTGTCACAGTAAAGATAACGTTCATCTGTAATATATGGTTTTAGTGCTTCGATTTGACGCGATAAATTTTGCGTGTTACTGGACACACGGGCATACCCAAAAACAGCCATAATGGCCTCCTTTGTTTGATGTTAATTAAATAAAGAACTTAAGCAGTCCCGTAGACTGGCTGTCAGTATTCGGTAAAGTCAATCAGCTATGCGAATGTTCGGACAAGTTATTCAATCAAGCCGAATGTTCGCATTGCTTTTTTTGTGTTTTGCGCATTAATTTAAGCCGTACTTTGATATTGGAAATGAGTGTGTGGTATAGTACACTTTAACGGCCTACTTTGTGCACGATTTTTGATGATGACGATGTCGGGTTTACTTCAATAGGGTTTGTGTATATATGTGGGAATCTTACGGGAAAAAAATTGAAGGGTACAATGTTCTATATTAATATATATATGTGATAAGTGTACCAATAGGGGAGCTTTGTAAGCGTTTCTACTTAGTGATCGTACACCGATTTGGTTGGGGCAACGAAAAAATTTCAGCAGCATATAAACTTTTATTGGTTCGCTAGGGTGCCTTAGCAACCAATGCATCATGCATTCTCTATTGGTCAAAGCAAGCGGATGGGGACGGAAACAGTTGGTTCATATATACGATGTCCCCGCCCGCTTGTTTTTTATTGTTTTTCGTTTAGGATGTATTCAACAGCTCGTTCCGCTTTGGAGGCTGCGATTGGCAAAAGAGAATAATCATTGCTTAGCTTTTCAATCCATCCTTCGATATAAGCAGCATTTTGTTCTAAGGTACTTTTTGTGTCAATATTGAATGTCCTGAGTAAAAAAGCCGAACCAAGTTCTGCAATCAACTCTTCGCGAGAATACTCTTTTGACCCAAATGTGGTTGGGGAATTATTTACCCCAAATCTACCTAATCTGTGTTTCGCTCCCGTACTATGACAAACTTCGTGAAGTAAAGTGCTATAGTAATCTTCCGACGACTTGAAATTTACGATTGGAGCAATGTTGATGTAATCATATTTTTTTGAGTAGTAGGCATCATTTGAATTATGCTTAAGTTCAATGTGTTCTCTAGTGAGGTATTGATTTATATTTTCTTCAACTTGTTTGATTGGTGAAACGATTGTGTTATTGGACGCCTTAGGTTGCCATCGTGGCTGGATACCATCACAATCAGCAACCCTAAAAACCGTGTATGTACGCAGATATGGCACTTTTTTAATTGTTACTTCCCCTTTTTCGTCGGTTTCTGCCTTTTCAAAAGTATGCCAAAAGAAAACTCGACGGCCTTTACTTCCTTTATGTAGACGACCTTTTAACATCTGTATCTGATGCCAAGTTATGAATTCCGCTGATTCACCACCTAAAATCAA includes the following:
- a CDS encoding fibrobacter succinogenes major paralogous domain-containing protein — translated: MKNSLRYVVSSVSVISALCFFACGDDSASNANDNANDSKGTEIPCDSSNEGLVIKPADSENFRECSDGKWVEIVSSSSSSEVQVLSSSSEKSVESSSSEKSVASSSSRVTNSSSSEVQVASSSSDAPISSSSSEKSVASSSSRVTNSSSSEVQVASSSSDVPASSSSDNETENSSSSEKMYLCDDGVTYVLNLDNCEKAKSSSSSNTSPSSSSLSSSSQVQSSATVSSSSFAPESSSETMSSAEVDSSTFSIRDAVLATGTQYLIAPKVVVHELNASLNKTGVQHQSTNVNSTSYIGVFGNKYYSESDTIGQQSIYMLIECQGKFFELDSQKTTTDSLTLNAIVDATYLDRKTINKRVEYIARVNLFTHIQSKRIAYLVKNGLDFPSAREQANNEWIKSLGLEGTFTEPQDIVPKTAADTVLYNVTLLFNGLTNSASALQKLIDEVADDFEKDGEWSDSIKAKMADFARAGSILSQTTFKTSVTSSSYAAPYKSAFLGNFWRREYGIGTCTKERAGEIAAVTNQYSKLYYKNTYSRFICRDSSNSVFWRFATSYEKDLNNETTCDEIGKIIKGAVVDTISYYCASNGNWVDMTNDWNWLVPKEYRFNPDFEYGTMTDERDGKVYRTTVIDGVTWMAENLNFADKNISHNLEGNMWANKNDPDGEIAGRYYTWSAAMDTAAYDCGEGLRCSISDVNRKGICPEGWHIPRLEEWKNLLSTIEELGNRQKILRSKTGWDRSNNGTDAIGFSAFPVGYNQGGSFYGDGYYATFWTATQGGDGYTSGYYFYISNSNGAASYGTLNKGRGHPVRCVKN
- a CDS encoding InlB B-repeat-containing protein, whose translation is MLKKLIAAILFVCPLAFADWTGGVKKPSTIEKEGKTFYEIESAENLAWLATQVNKGNPNYNAILKNDVAITSSKVSSETIKWISIGTDSTTFNGVFDGAGYKVSGFYSQGKYAGLFGFIGEGAVVKNLKLDNALAQGDNGIAGILAASFGGDSIIDVQVSGTVLADSLAGGLAGQLTGRNFIVHSRSNAKIGSKYYAGGFVGSVKGSVHFYRTVGDCALDSATNTGAVGGFVGYVENKAFFFNDTNVANIIWGAKQSSSAIGGFVGNSKSISTTQFEECVNKGNLYGSKKNNMGGFIGNSNGHVNIFTAVNEGKIENGNTCGGFIGNFNASHAIIRDVVNRGYMDNTASGGIIGTSGNKGSFIDISNARNNAVLHGYSVAGIVYSFEGDTLLISKCVNTDSLYATSYKGTSGGILGFGRGSSNNGKIGYDAYIVIENCTNEGSISGRGAMGGIVGSIDDDKIIPNTYVKKSKNFGNISSDYTYIFNGVGGIAGYAERAYIQDCINYGKVSADLKGMTEEMYFVGGVAGYAGNVFHSINEGGVSVHSDSSKYSFKAEVIVAGIAGNADSIEYCKNKADVSFVGQTQGEEFVRAYAAGVVGFAESLVRLCENEGRVYLDMGEKASAANAAGVYVGRSSSYPRLGANINKGRVLLKSNSIQVVDDHWNSGAWSAYSYVANAAIESGTLSITDSVAINGTLVPGNGMRLNQRNCVYYDKMLRPAENDTLPEFAMTTAEMQTEKFAWMLNTCNGKLPNLGLWSQSGKNYPVFADESNHAIYKVTFLDSSKVLSVYTYKIDSSFTNYKGNIITMAEEPDPTDGDEDLQFGFWAYGDSAISAKTIINGDYELYATYVPKGSVLQTVVFKTEDGDIVAEFVLAEGVSEVTLPNAPAKVGYRFIGWYNGTQKLGLTGDKVSVGSAKTLVAKYEALLYRIAFITGMDTLQVDSVAYGKTPEYRGKTPMGQLEGFEFSGWVPAIAPVSGDAEYWAAFSPISSSSAASSSSVASSSSISSSSVASSSSVVASSSSAAESSSSEEHTIVVLNAVKPAFNLAVDGMTLMLTNVQGGVVRIFDSLGHLVTAKSLADATTSITLQTPGSYIVRMNGMSKIVSLK
- a CDS encoding T9SS type A sorting domain-containing protein, giving the protein MQKKTLITVYLFAFLCIADAFAQDKDILIAQGVFNNCQSLYLCEWNSYVEPVWDEKLQSYKDYLAGSVYLGTDLEDETRYLIFKTNGMDIKPYGIQATHGLILQQGHSYQIVGTGRVEESATGAVSIGVMNSLDMTVFEIEQSFNGEFKSSVYNHCSKSEGGNLYINAGKLKPSEGESAGYFILQEIKIIENEISCNDVNHKDSIKIDDLEDGDDVTLTGGTWFAYDDNNTRDRQGNYSQSSFTNIDSLVLPATNGSEYMAGLEGIALDAGYYNGAPFVVLGLKMNKDSSGYDFSSCDVIAYDYIGAQHQFKVVMEGDYNGELTEDNNHYVMASKSVSWKTVSFSLGALAQEPNWGYTYRLDMTKIGKLLWDVRGRIPDYLYVDNVRCLKRSVVPVDSNDVKSSSSEVESSSNEHTTFIGASNGRLQISANYGTDVRVNVFDMLGNKVKSLRLTLAKDDNTIVLTDLARGKYIAKISGKNASGVVRINIR
- a CDS encoding BrnT family toxin, producing the protein MIFEWDENKAETNFIKHKVTFEEAQTVFYDENALLLADEKHSDEEDRFILMGMSSMMNTLLVCFCERGSEENEIIRIISSRKANKKETEQYWKRRLP
- a CDS encoding CopG family antitoxin, with the translated sequence MKKNYDFSNAVKNPYAKKLKKTICINISESVLAYFKDLAEKTNIPYQTLINMFLEQAKADKMEPKFVSKPNRKKQVA